Below is a genomic region from Ferribacterium limneticum.
GGCAGGTCGTCGATCCACAGGCCGACGTGGTTGAGCGGTGTGGCATGCACGGCCGGCTTCTTTTCCGGGTCGAGCGGCTGCATGAGGTCCACTTCAACCTTGAACGGGCCGGTGCCCATGGCGCAGATATCTTCGTCGACGTTTTCGCGCTCGGAAACGAAGGTGCTGGTGATTTCCAGGCCGAATTTTTCGACCCACAGGGTGCGCAATTTTTCCTTGGAAGGGCCGCCGATGGCGATTTGCTGGATGCCGAGAACCTTGAACGGACGTGTCATGAGTCGATTCCTGTCGTGTAGTGGATAACGTAATCCATAATTATAGAGATTTCCGGCGCTTGGCGAGCACCAGCAAAACGACACCGGCCAGCACCATCGGCAGCGACAGCCACTGACCCATGCTGATCGTGTAGGACTGGCCAAATATGCCGGCATCGGGCTCGCGGAAGAATTCGGTGATGAAACGGAAGCAGCCGTAGCCGATCAGGAAAACACCGGAAACCGCACCGCGTTGCTGCGGTCGACCGGAAAAAAGCCACAAAATTGAAAAGAGGGCGAGGCCTTCCAGCCCGATGTGATAAAGCTGCGACGGGTGACGTGGCTGCATGTCGCCGGATTGCGGGAAGATCATCGCCCACGGCAGGCTGGCGTCGGCGACGCGGCCCCACAGTTCGCCGTTGATGAAATTGCCGAGACGGCCGGCCGCCAGGCCAAGCGGGACTAGCGGGGCGACGAAATCCATGATGTCCCACCAGTTAATCCGCTGTTTGTTGGCCCATAGTCCCATGGCGGCGAGCACGCCGAGAAAACCGCCATGGAAGCTCATGCCGCCTTTCCAGACAGCAAAAATTTCCAGAGGATTGCTCAGGTAGTAACCCGGCTCATAGAACAGCACTTGCCCAAGGCGCCCGCCGACAATGACGCCGAGCATGCCGTAAAAGAGCAGGTCGTCGAGCTGCTCGACGGTGAGAATCGACGGGTGACTTTTAATCCGGTAGCGGCCGAGCAAAATAAACTGAACGAAGGCGACGAGATACATCAAACCGTACCAGCGCACCGACAGCGGGCCAAGCGAGAAGGCGACGGGGTCGAACTGGGGATGAAGAAGCATTGAAGGTTCAGAGTGGGCTAGAATTAGCCGATTATAGTTCGCGCGCCATGACATGACGTCGGCGCCAGATTCAGACGGAGATTTACATGCCTCAATACCGTTCCCGCACCTCCACCCACGGCCGCAACATGGCCGGTGCCCGCGCCCTGTGGCGCGCTACAGGAATGAAGGATGGCGATTTCGGCAAGCCGATCATCGCCGTGGTCAACAGCTTCACCCAGTTTGTTCCTGGCCATGTACACCTCAAGGACATGGGCCAGCTGGTGGCGCGCGAGATCGAGGCGGCCGGCGGCATCGCCAAGGAATTCAACACCATCGCCATCGACGATGGCATCGCCATGGGGCACAGCGGCATGCTCTACTCGCTGCCCAGCCGCGACCTCATCGCCGACTCGGTCGAATACATGGTCAACGCCCACTGCGCCGACGCCATGGTCTGCATCTCCAATTGCGACAAGATCACCCCGGGCATGCTGATGGCCGCCATGCGCCTTAACATCCCGGTCATCTTCGTCTCCGGCGGTCCGATGGAGGCCGGCAAAGTCAAGATTCAAGGCAACGTCGTACACCTCGACCTCGTTGATGCCATGGTCAAGGCCGCCGACCACTCGGTTTCCCAGTCCGATCTCGACGAAATCGAGCGTTCCGCCTGCCCGACTTGCGGCTCCTGCTCCGGCATGTTTACAGCCAATTCGATGAACTGCCTGACCGAAGCCTTCGGCCTCAGCTTGCCGGGGAACGGCACCGTCGTCGCCACGCACGCCGACCGCAAGCAGCTTTTCCTGCGCGCCGGCCGCCTGATCGTCGATCTGTGCAAGCGTTATTACGAGCAGGATGATGCCTCGGTCCTGCCGCGTTCCATCGCCACCAAGGCCGCCTTCGAGAACGCCATGACCCTCGACGTCGCCATGGGCGGCTCGACCAACACCGTACTCCACATCCTGGCTACGGCGCAGGAAGCCGGCGTCGACTTCACGATGGCCGACATCGACCGCATTTCACGCGCCGTTCCCTGCCTGTGCAAGGTCGCGCCGATGACTGACAAGTACCACATCGAGGATGTCCATCGGGCCGGCGGCATCATGGGCATCCTGGGCGAACTGGACAGGGCAGGGCTGATCACGCGCGATGTGCCGACCGTTCATATCAAAAATATCGGGGAAGCCATCGAACGCTGGGACGTCGTCCGCGAACACGACGTCAAAGTGCACGAGTTTTTCAAGGCCGCTCCGGGCGGCGTGCCGACGCAAGTTGCCTTCTCGCAGGATCGTCGCTTCAATGAACTCGATCTTGATCGCACCAATGGCTGTATCCGCAACAAGGCCAACGCCTTTTCGCAGGAAGGCGGCCTGGCCGTCCTGTACGGCAACATCGCGCTTGACGGCTGCATCGTCAAGACGGCCGGC
It encodes:
- the ilvD gene encoding dihydroxy-acid dehydratase, which codes for MPQYRSRTSTHGRNMAGARALWRATGMKDGDFGKPIIAVVNSFTQFVPGHVHLKDMGQLVAREIEAAGGIAKEFNTIAIDDGIAMGHSGMLYSLPSRDLIADSVEYMVNAHCADAMVCISNCDKITPGMLMAAMRLNIPVIFVSGGPMEAGKVKIQGNVVHLDLVDAMVKAADHSVSQSDLDEIERSACPTCGSCSGMFTANSMNCLTEAFGLSLPGNGTVVATHADRKQLFLRAGRLIVDLCKRYYEQDDASVLPRSIATKAAFENAMTLDVAMGGSTNTVLHILATAQEAGVDFTMADIDRISRAVPCLCKVAPMTDKYHIEDVHRAGGIMGILGELDRAGLITRDVPTVHIKNIGEAIERWDVVREHDVKVHEFFKAAPGGVPTQVAFSQDRRFNELDLDRTNGCIRNKANAFSQEGGLAVLYGNIALDGCIVKTAGVDESIWKFSGRARVFESQDAAVDAILGEKIIAGDVVVIRYEGPKGGPGMQEMLYPTSYLKSMGLGKACALLTDGRFSGGTSGLSIGHASPEAADGGAIGLVEEGDTIEIDIPNRRIHLAIADDELASRRAAMEAKGDAAWQPVNRERTVSAALQAYALMATSADKGAVRDVKQIQRRK
- a CDS encoding VOC family protein, with the translated sequence MTRPFKVLGIQQIAIGGPSKEKLRTLWVEKFGLEITSTFVSERENVDEDICAMGTGPFKVEVDLMQPLDPEKKPAVHATPLNHVGLWIDDLPKAVEWLSANGVRFAPGGIRKGAAGFDITFLHPKGNDEFPIGGEGVLIELVQAPPEVVSAFAKLAAQ
- the lgt gene encoding prolipoprotein diacylglyceryl transferase produces the protein MLLHPQFDPVAFSLGPLSVRWYGLMYLVAFVQFILLGRYRIKSHPSILTVEQLDDLLFYGMLGVIVGGRLGQVLFYEPGYYLSNPLEIFAVWKGGMSFHGGFLGVLAAMGLWANKQRINWWDIMDFVAPLVPLGLAAGRLGNFINGELWGRVADASLPWAMIFPQSGDMQPRHPSQLYHIGLEGLALFSILWLFSGRPQQRGAVSGVFLIGYGCFRFITEFFREPDAGIFGQSYTISMGQWLSLPMVLAGVVLLVLAKRRKSL